The sequence TATTAGAAGGTCTGTTACTCCTTTCATGGCCGAGACAACTATTATTAATTTGCCACCGTACGGGCGTTCTCTCTCTACGACGTGGTTCATAACGTTCAGGACATTACCATTAGTTAATAACGAACCACCCACCTTTGACACCCGTACGTCCAAGTCTAATACAGGGTTTCCATTTCCATCGGGTCACCTCTATATAGGCACGAACATAACACATATTTAAAATTTACTGTCTCGGGTATAGTATATACCTACGATCATGATATAAATAGCAATAATAAGGTACTAAACTGTAAAATAATGAATTAATGCTTTACATCTATAATTTACCTACTACCTTTATAATGATTAATCATCAATATATAATTAAGGCCATCAAGCAATGCCGCGACACTCGCAGCGATGATGCTGGTGGAGACGCCAACAGTCCTCCACCTGGTCTTTCCATCACTAAACTCCATGAGGACCCTAACCACGCTCTCCGTATTCTTAACCTCACCAGGGAGTATAACCCTATAGTCAGTAAGAATAACGCCATTGAGTTCAGGGAATAACCTAGATGCAACGCTCCTTAATGCCCTGTCGATTGCATGTACAGGGCCAACACCCTCGGCAACACCTAACTCACCATTGACCTTGACCATAGCCACGTGCATATCATCATCACTTACAACCTTCCAATAATCAATCCTTAACTCATCCCTGAACACCCCAATTTCCCTAAGTACAATGAGTACAGCAGACGCCGGCGCCAGGTCAAAGCTATAACCCTCATTTTCAAGTTCCTTAATTCTCTCAAGGGCGTGCCTTAGCCTCGGGTCGTCCTTAGTAACATTAAAGCCCAGGTCCCTAAGGTACATGAGTATGTTTGATGAGCCAGCTAACTCTGAAACCACGAACCTTCTGCTATTGCCAACCAACTCAGGGTCTACATGCTCATATGCCCTGGTCACCTTGGACACGCCATCAGCATGGAGACCCGCCTTGTGGGAGAAGGCGTAATCACCGACGTATGGTTGGTACGGGTTTGGACTTAGACCTGCAGCTTCATATACAAACCTGGACACGGCTCTTAGCTTCTTAAGGTCATCAAGGCTCCTAAGCGCCTTGAGGCCAAGTTTAAGCACTAGGTTTGGTATTACCTGGATTAAGTCGGCATTTCCTGTCCTTTCCCCAAGCCCATTGATGGTTCCCTGAACATGGCGAGCACCAGCCAATACACCCATCACGGTGTTGGCCACGGCGCAACCGGAGTCATTATGCATGTGTACACCTACCATGGTCTTCATTTCCTTCACGACTTTGGTCGTTATTTCATAAATCTCATGAGGGAGCATGGCACCATTAGTGTCCGCCAATACGACTGCACTAGCCCCAGCCTCCTCCGCGGTCCTGGCGATCCTAAGCGTATAGTCCGGATCCTCCTTAAATCCCTGGTAGAAGTGCTCGGCGTCAAATATAACGGTCAAACCGTGATCCCTGAGGTAACGAATACTATCATATATCATGTCCAGGTTATCCTCTGGACTAACCTTAAGGACCTCCCTAACGTGGAGTATCCAGGACTTACCAACCAAGACTGCAACGCCAACATCCGAGTCAAGTATGGCGTTTAGATTAACGTCATCCTTCGCATTAACGCCCTTTCTCTTGGTCATTCCGAAGGCAGCCAGTTTGGCATTACTCAATGGGTGATTCTTCATTTCCCTGAAAAACTCGGCATCCTTGGGATTGCTACCAGGCCACCCACCCTCTATATAATTAATGCCTAAATCATCGAGCATTAGGGCGATCCTAACCTTGTCATTAAGTGTGAACGATATACCAGTCATTTGAGCCCCGTCCCTAAGCGTCGTATCCAGAACCTCAACTCTCGTGGATTTCTACACCACCTACCATACTAGGTGCAGATTATATCAAGTATATATAAGCATTACCTCACAACAATAATATATTAAGGATCGTGCTAATTAATATAGAAGTTAAGGAAAAACGATAAAAGGAGAGCAGGAAGCCATGGTATTACCCAGGCGTGATGAAGCTAGGGCCCTAAAGTCCTGGTGGTTTCTGAGCCTCAGTACCTAATATAGGCACTACATTCACTATCCAAAGCATACGTGACGCAATAATTTCCTGATCCCTGCATGTATAGATCACGTAATTATTAGTCTTTGTAATGACCATGATCCCCATGCACACTGGCAATGATGTCCCACCTTGGTAGTCGGGTACTATCCATAGTGCAAGTGATTCATCGGTAAATGAGTTCATGCAAGGGCTGTACTTAACTCCTGAATTGTAGAGCTCATTGGGTTAATCGTTGTTTCGTTAATAACAATAGGGTTTCACTAAGTCCCATTCTATCATCATCGCGTTGTTGCTGGGTAATGAGGCAACTTGACCCGGGGTTATTCGCTTTAGCTGTGATGGATTAGCGACAATATTAATGATCTCCTCGATAATTTTTCCTCTATCAACTATATAGATGGTTGGGTTGTTGGGTAGTTTGGTTGAGGTGCAACCTGCAGTTTTGTATTTCGGGTAATTATTATCGTTATTAATTGGCGGGCCTATCCTGGGGATTAACAGTAACGTAACTATTACCACCGAGATTATTAATGATGCGATGACTGCGCTTATCATTTGCATTACTACAATTACTACTGCGTTATTTTATTTTCTGTCCATCTTAATGGTGTTCTAATTATAGATGTTCGAGGGATATAAAGCTTAAATAGTCCCGTTAAACATGGGTACTGTGCAGACTAGGGAGTTTGTTGTTGAGGGTCCCGTGATCAAGGTTGGTGATAACATAGATACTGATGTGATAATACCTGCCAGGTACCTCGTTTACACAGACCCGTCAATGCTTGCTAAGCATGCAATGGAGCCATTGATACCGAACTTCCTCGAGAAGGCAAGCAAGGGTGTAATACTCGTTGCAGGTAGGGGTTTTGGGATGGGTTCAAGCCGTGAACAGGCAGCCATGGCCCTCAAGGCGGCTGGTGTTAAGGCAGTATTGGCCGAGTCCTTTGCGAGAATATTCTATAGAAACGCAATCAATAATGGTTTGCCGGTACTCGTAGTACCCGGCGTGAGTAAGGAGGTTAATGAGGGTGATTTTGTGAGGATTAACGTAAGTACTGGCGAGGTCTTGGTCAATAATGGCCAGAAGGTGTTGAGGGCAAGACCAATAACTGGCATGGCCCTTGAGATATTAATTAGCGGCGGATTACTCGAGTATGTTAAGTCACGTGAGACCCTAAATCAAGGGTGATTCATTTAGTGATTTAATTATTTCAATTTAAAGTAAAATACCGAAAAACTTTTAGTAAACTCTCTGATAAAGAAATTAGTGAGATGCTTATTAATTTCCTTAGGAAATAACTAATTGATGGGCGGTAGTGGCTCTATCGACATCCAGGACATATGGCACGAAATACTTGATTGGATTAAGGAGAGAAATATCGACAGAATACACATAACCCTCAGCAGGGGAAAAACCGTTAAGTATGATGCTTGGTCCTACGAGAAGAGGGAACTAACGTTCAATGGCAGGAGGAATAAATCGAAGTTTGAGGGTGAGGCACATGTAAGTATAAAGGCACCTACTAAGTACATGAGAAAATTAAGTGATGTGATTATGGGATTCATACGTAGCGAAGGACATAGGTATAGGTTCATTAGTTTCAGCGCGCCGCAAACCGTCATTAAGCGTTATGCACCGTCACTAAGCACATGCAGGTGCTCACTTGAGGATGCGTTGATCAAGGTTAAGGAGATTATTAACAGTTCAAGGGCTGATGCGATGGTTCTGTTCCTGAGTACGGCTGAGTACCTTGGAGGTGCCGTAGATGCTAACCACCACATATTTACCGACGGTAATATCTTGATAGAGGATGTCATGATCTTCGGTGGTGTTGAGGCCCATCACGATGTTTCCTACTCAATTAATGTAAGAAACTCCACCTGGTCGATAGTTTTTGATGAACCCTTTGAGACAAATGACGCAGTTGAGCAGGAAATCTACATATACGCACCTGAGGATTTCTGGGACCTGATAATCACTAACATTAAGAGCGCATTGGGTAATAGGAAAATGGATATTGTTAATGAGGATGAGGAACAAGACGAGTATGAGGACGAAATAGATGACTGGGATGAGGAGGGAGAGGCTGATGAAGGTGGTTTCAACCTCAGTCCTAATTAGTTTATCAATAACCTAACTTAATAATCCTTAAGTTTCAAAAGCCCATGTCAGTAAATATCATTTCCTTCGTTCCTCACCCTACCGCAATTGCCAATCACCAGATCATGATCAGAACCATTAATAAAGAAAATACTCATCTACGCAGATATTTATTTGAACCAAATTAATTGGTCAGTCCCAGTTTACGTGAGGTACTTCCTGGGATCCGTGAACTTACCATTCAACGCTGTTGCGGCGGCTACGGCAGCGTTGGCCAGATAAACCCTGCCCTCTGATGACCCCATTCTGCCCCTGAAATTCCTACTGCCTGTAGATATAGCCACCTCCCCGGGTCCAACAAGTCCGAAGTGACCGCCTAGGCATGGACCGCAGGTGCCGTAGGTCACGACACAGCCTGCCCTTACCAAAGTGTCTATGTAACCCAGCTCTGACGCCTTTATGTAGATCTCGCGCGATGCTGGTATTGCAACGCACCTACTTCTCACCCTGCCATTCCTTAGTATCTTAGCCGCAACCTCAATATCACTGAGCCTACCGTTTGTGCATGAACCTATGAACACGTAATCCACATCCAAACCCTCAACCTCACTTATCGACTTAACATTATCGACACTGTGCGGTGCAGCCACGAGTGGCTCGAGCTTATTCAATTCCACGTCATAACCATCGACATACCTAGCATCTGGGTCTGGCGTTACTGGCTTGATCTCGACACCCCTCTTCTCCTTAATGTGCCTTACAGTCTCGCTGTCAGGTACGAACATGGCTGCGTCAAGGCCGAGCTCTATGCCCATGTTAGACACGGTGGCCCTATAATCCATTGGGAATGCCCCTGGATCTTCAACAAAGAACTCGGCGGACTTACCATTGAGTCCCTCAGCCTTAAACACACCAAGTAGGTGGAGTACAACGTCCTTACCATAAATCCCCGGACCTGGTTTACCGAGCACCCTAATCCTAAAGGGCTCTGGAGCTACCATCCAAGTCT is a genomic window of Vulcanisaeta souniana JCM 11219 containing:
- the cimA gene encoding citramalate synthase; this encodes MDTTLRDGAQMTGISFTLNDKVRIALMLDDLGINYIEGGWPGSNPKDAEFFREMKNHPLSNAKLAAFGMTKRKGVNAKDDVNLNAILDSDVGVAVLVGKSWILHVREVLKVSPEDNLDMIYDSIRYLRDHGLTVIFDAEHFYQGFKEDPDYTLRIARTAEEAGASAVVLADTNGAMLPHEIYEITTKVVKEMKTMVGVHMHNDSGCAVANTVMGVLAGARHVQGTINGLGERTGNADLIQVIPNLVLKLGLKALRSLDDLKKLRAVSRFVYEAAGLSPNPYQPYVGDYAFSHKAGLHADGVSKVTRAYEHVDPELVGNSRRFVVSELAGSSNILMYLRDLGFNVTKDDPRLRHALERIKELENEGYSFDLAPASAVLIVLREIGVFRDELRIDYWKVVSDDDMHVAMVKVNGELGVAEGVGPVHAIDRALRSVASRLFPELNGVILTDYRVILPGEVKNTESVVRVLMEFSDGKTRWRTVGVSTSIIAASVAALLDGLNYILMINHYKGSR
- a CDS encoding 3-isopropylmalate dehydratase small subunit, which translates into the protein MGTVQTREFVVEGPVIKVGDNIDTDVIIPARYLVYTDPSMLAKHAMEPLIPNFLEKASKGVILVAGRGFGMGSSREQAAMALKAAGVKAVLAESFARIFYRNAINNGLPVLVVPGVSKEVNEGDFVRINVSTGEVLVNNGQKVLRARPITGMALEILISGGLLEYVKSRETLNQG
- a CDS encoding 3-isopropylmalate dehydratase large subunit; translated protein: MGLTLTEKILNRASGQSVSPGDVVEINVDLAAFHDLTGYHVVEVMEKMGKVRIWDVNKFVLAFDHLAPPPTERAAEIQVGLRKFAKTASVKFFHDVGDGILHQLLLDQYALPGQVVMAADSHTTTVGAVGAFAQGLGASDVAAIVITGKTWMVAPEPFRIRVLGKPGPGIYGKDVVLHLLGVFKAEGLNGKSAEFFVEDPGAFPMDYRATVSNMGIELGLDAAMFVPDSETVRHIKEKRGVEIKPVTPDPDARYVDGYDVELNKLEPLVAAPHSVDNVKSISEVEGLDVDYVFIGSCTNGRLSDIEVAAKILRNGRVRSRCVAIPASREIYIKASELGYIDTLVRAGCVVTYGTCGPCLGGHFGLVGPGEVAISTGSRNFRGRMGSSEGRVYLANAAVAAATALNGKFTDPRKYLT